One genomic segment of candidate division KSB1 bacterium includes these proteins:
- a CDS encoding glycosyltransferase, whose amino-acid sequence MELLALLLTVMLVLLGLVLVVTLYNAFTAPLLERPPVLDDTPFVSVLVPARNEAANIMACLSGLQQQRYARFEIIVLDDHSSDATSALAGTLAAHDRRIRVLAGEPLPAGWTGKNWACHQLGKHARGEILIFTDADCRHRAGVIAATVAWMRKYHLGVLTTFPQQITVTLPEKLVVPVIYMLVYSYLPLWLTYYSTSPALAAANGQWLAFTREAYDRLGGHAALAAEVVEDVALSRRAKQHGEKMLVLAGNHAVQCRMYQSWRGVWEGFSKNAFGLAGHQTTPFFLLLLLLFGVHVLPFVLIWLPPLAKLAALGIAMNLALRLVLAVKYQQPVLSSIFLHPFAVVFTLLIGLNSYRWFRSGKIVWKDRRVPSQRRAAPSASRAAT is encoded by the coding sequence ATGGAACTCCTGGCTCTCTTGCTCACGGTCATGCTGGTCTTGCTCGGCCTCGTGCTGGTGGTGACGTTGTACAATGCTTTCACCGCGCCGCTGCTCGAACGGCCGCCGGTTTTGGATGATACGCCCTTCGTTTCCGTGCTGGTGCCGGCGCGAAACGAAGCCGCCAACATCATGGCCTGTCTCTCCGGTTTGCAGCAACAACGCTATGCACGATTCGAGATCATCGTGCTTGATGATCATTCCAGTGACGCGACCTCCGCGCTGGCCGGCACCCTTGCCGCACACGACCGGCGGATTCGAGTGCTCGCCGGTGAACCGCTGCCGGCGGGCTGGACGGGCAAGAACTGGGCCTGTCATCAGCTCGGCAAACATGCGCGCGGCGAGATTCTCATCTTCACAGATGCGGATTGCCGTCATCGCGCAGGGGTTATCGCCGCGACCGTCGCATGGATGCGGAAGTATCATCTGGGCGTGTTGACCACCTTCCCGCAGCAAATCACTGTGACCCTGCCGGAAAAACTGGTGGTGCCGGTGATCTACATGCTGGTCTACAGTTACCTGCCGTTGTGGCTGACTTACTATTCCACATCGCCCGCACTGGCGGCTGCCAACGGCCAGTGGCTGGCTTTCACGCGCGAGGCTTACGACCGTCTCGGCGGCCATGCGGCCCTGGCCGCGGAAGTGGTGGAAGACGTGGCGTTGAGCCGGCGCGCCAAGCAGCACGGTGAGAAGATGCTGGTGCTCGCGGGCAACCACGCGGTGCAGTGCCGCATGTATCAATCCTGGCGCGGCGTGTGGGAGGGATTTTCCAAGAATGCCTTTGGTCTGGCCGGCCATCAAACCACTCCGTTCTTCCTGCTGTTGCTGCTGTTGTTCGGAGTGCACGTGTTGCCGTTCGTTCTGATTTGGCTGCCGCCGTTGGCGAAACTCGCGGCCTTGGGCATTGCGATGAATCTCGCGTTGCGGCTGGTGCTGGCGGTGAAATACCAACAGCCGGTGCTGAGCAGCATCTTTTTGCATCCGTTTGCCGTGGTCTTCACGCTTCTCATCGGCCTGAATTCCTACCGCTGGTTCCGCAGCGGCAAAATCGTCTGGAAGGACCGCCGCGTGCCCTCCCAACGGCGCGCCGCCCCCTCCGCGAGCCGGGCTGCCACATGA